Proteins co-encoded in one Pleurodeles waltl isolate 20211129_DDA chromosome 1_2, aPleWal1.hap1.20221129, whole genome shotgun sequence genomic window:
- the SPCS3 gene encoding signal peptidase complex subunit 3, which translates to MNTALSRANSLFAFSLSVMAALTFGCFITTAFKERVVPVDIHVSRVMLKNVEDFTGPREQSDLGFITFDINANLLPIFDWNVKQLFLYLSAEYSTRNNALNQVVLWDKIVLRGDNPLLTMKDIKSKYFFFDDGNGLKGNQNITLTLSWNVVPNAGILPLVSGSGHISVPFPEAYETTKTY; encoded by the exons ATGAATACTGCTCTGTCCCGAGCCAACTCCCTCTTCGCTTTCTCCCTGAGCGTCATGGCCGCCCTCACCTTCGGCTGCTTCATCACTACTGCTTTTAAGGAGAGGGTCGTGCCCGTGGACATACACGTATCCCGGGTCATGCT GAAAAATGTCGAAGATTTTACTGGCCCACGAGAACAAAGTGACTTGGGATTCATCACGTTTGATATCAATGCAA ATCTGCTGCCAATATTTGACTGGAATGTTAAGCAGTTATTCTTATACTTGTCTGCTGAATATTCTACGAGAAATAAT GCTTTAAATCAGGTAGTTCTATGGGACAAAATCGTCCTCCGTGGAGATAATCCATTATTGACAATGAAAGACATAAAGTCAAAGTACTTCTTCTTTGATGATGGAAATGGTCTGAA AGGGAATCAGAATATTACATTGACGCTTTCGTGGAATGTTGTGCCAAATGCCGGCATCTTGCCTCTTGTCTCTGGATCAGGACATATATCTGTTCCCTTCCCAGAGGCCTATGAAACGACAAAAACCTACTAA